The Candidatus Eisenbacteria bacterium genome includes a region encoding these proteins:
- a CDS encoding YebC/PmpR family DNA-binding transcriptional regulator gives MSGHSKWSTIKRKKAATDAARGKAFTRIIKEITLAARAGGDPDGNPRLRTAIQAAKAVNMPAANIERAVRKGTGELDGATIEEMHFEGYGPHGVAILVECATDNRNRAANDIRHLFTRFGGSLAAAGAVSYLFRTRGVIVVDRAAIAEDALLELALEAGAEDVVAEGATFEVLTPPSAFESVREALAARSVAMSSAEVTRLASIHVTLTEQGAGSVLRLIEQLEENDDVQKVYANFLLPDEVLAKLTQ, from the coding sequence ATGTCGGGCCACTCCAAATGGTCGACGATCAAGCGCAAGAAGGCCGCGACCGACGCCGCCCGCGGCAAGGCCTTCACCCGGATCATCAAGGAGATCACCCTTGCCGCCCGGGCCGGCGGCGACCCTGACGGGAATCCGCGCCTGCGGACGGCGATCCAGGCCGCCAAGGCGGTGAACATGCCGGCGGCCAACATCGAGCGGGCGGTCCGAAAGGGTACGGGCGAACTCGACGGCGCGACGATCGAGGAGATGCACTTCGAAGGATACGGACCTCACGGGGTTGCGATCCTCGTCGAGTGCGCGACCGACAATCGCAATCGTGCCGCGAACGACATTCGCCACCTTTTCACGCGCTTCGGCGGCAGCCTCGCCGCCGCCGGAGCCGTGTCGTACCTGTTTCGGACGCGAGGCGTGATCGTCGTGGACCGGGCAGCGATCGCCGAGGACGCTCTGCTGGAGTTGGCCCTGGAGGCGGGCGCGGAGGACGTCGTCGCCGAAGGAGCCACGTTCGAGGTCCTGACGCCGCCGTCGGCGTTCGAGTCGGTGCGCGAGGCGCTGGCCGCCCGCTCGGTCGCGATGTCCAGCGCGGAGGTGACCCGGCTCGCCTCGATCCACGTGACGCTGACCGAGCAGGGGGCCGGCAGCGTGCTCAGGCTCATCGAGCAACTCGAGGAGAATGACGACGTCCAGAAGGTCTACGCGAACTTCCTCCTTCCCGACGAAGTCCTTGCGAAGCTCACGCAATAG
- the ruvC gene encoding crossover junction endodeoxyribonuclease RuvC, which yields MRVLGLDPGSRRTGWGLVERSGNAFRCVECGTLSPGAGLDLPRRLHFLAREAGAILERFSPDAVVLEEAFYHQNVRSTLVLGHVRGALMVAAVERGIELAEYTPREVKLAVTGRGGAAKEQVAAMVRRILGLESSPQADAADALAGALCHLNRSRFAARGTGARPARAWEALLARAAR from the coding sequence ATGCGTGTCCTGGGACTGGACCCCGGAAGCCGACGGACCGGCTGGGGCCTCGTGGAAAGGTCCGGCAACGCGTTTCGCTGCGTCGAGTGCGGAACCCTCTCGCCCGGGGCGGGCCTCGACCTGCCGCGGAGGCTTCACTTCCTGGCTCGAGAGGCCGGGGCGATCCTCGAGCGGTTCTCGCCGGATGCCGTCGTCCTCGAAGAGGCCTTCTACCACCAGAACGTGCGTTCCACGCTCGTGCTCGGCCACGTCCGCGGCGCACTCATGGTGGCGGCGGTCGAGCGGGGCATCGAGCTGGCCGAGTACACGCCGCGCGAGGTGAAGCTCGCGGTCACCGGTCGCGGCGGCGCCGCCAAGGAACAGGTGGCGGCGATGGTTCGGCGCATCCTCGGCCTGGAATCGTCGCCGCAGGCGGACGCCGCCGACGCTCTCGCGGGCGCGCTTTGCCACCTCAACCGCTCGCGCTTCGCCGCGCGCGGGACGGGGGCAAGGCCGGCACGCGCCTGGGAAGCGCTGCTGGCGAGGGCGGCCCGGTGA
- the ruvA gene encoding Holliday junction branch migration protein RuvA produces the protein MIASLRGQLLERGEGWCVLEAGGVGYLVQVSSHTLAALPPAGTEARLRTRQIVREDALLLFGFANADELRLFDLLIGVSGVGPRLALAALSGLAPAALVRAIREEQIGAIVAVPGIGRKTAERLVVELRDKLDFLPAGSATAGARGREAGVLPRSERFDDAVAALVTLGYSATQAQDAVRKAGGEQPDLSLEDIVKRALLRLAKPAVVSR, from the coding sequence GTGATCGCCTCGCTGCGCGGCCAGTTGCTGGAGCGGGGCGAGGGCTGGTGCGTCCTCGAGGCCGGAGGGGTGGGTTACCTCGTTCAGGTCTCCTCGCACACGCTCGCGGCGCTCCCGCCGGCCGGCACTGAAGCGCGCCTGCGCACGCGCCAGATCGTGCGCGAGGATGCCCTGCTGCTCTTCGGCTTCGCGAACGCGGACGAGCTGAGGCTCTTCGATCTGCTCATCGGGGTGAGCGGCGTGGGCCCGAGGCTCGCGCTCGCCGCGCTCTCGGGACTCGCCCCGGCGGCGCTCGTGCGTGCGATCCGGGAGGAGCAGATCGGCGCGATCGTCGCGGTGCCGGGCATCGGCCGCAAGACGGCCGAGCGGCTCGTGGTCGAACTGCGGGACAAGCTCGACTTCCTGCCGGCCGGTTCCGCCACGGCCGGCGCTCGCGGACGGGAGGCGGGAGTCCTGCCGCGTTCCGAGCGCTTCGACGACGCCGTCGCGGCGCTGGTGACGCTCGGCTATTCTGCGACGCAGGCGCAGGACGCCGTTCGCAAGGCCGGGGGCGAACAGCCCGACCTTTCCCTCGAAGACATCGTGAAGCGCGCCCTGCTTCGGCTGGCGAAGCCGGCGGTCGTCTCGCGCTGA